TCATGCCATTCGCTCTTATCGCCATGCTGCTGATGCCCTTCGGGCTCGATGCGCCGTTCCTGAAGATCATGGGTTATGGCATGGCACTCGTCATCGAGGTTGCAAACGAGGTGGCCTCCTGGGGCGGCAGCGCAGCGACTGGGCGTCCGCATGGCTGGTTTATCGGTTTGGCTTCGGTGGGTTTCCTGCTGCTGACATTGCTGCGCAGCCGGCTTGCGCTTCTTGGCATCCCGTTTCTGCTCTTGGCCTTCGGTGTGTCGGCAGTTACGGCCTATCGTGATCTGCCGGATCTATTGATTCACGAGGACGGCGAATTGGTGGCACTCCTGGAGGACGGCAAGGTCTCAACCACAAAAGCCCGTCCGCAGGGCTTCGTTTACGACCAGTGGCAAAGGGCGCTGCTGCTGCCGGAAAAAACCGTGCCGCCGGGTTTTATAAATGGTGAGAGCATGGCAAATACTGCTGGTTCTGACTCGAGATCGAAACTGTCGCCCGAAGACATGGCTGTGGTGGTACGCGAGATGACGGCGGCGCTCAAAGACGCCAAAGCTGGCGTCTTCACCTGCAGGAAAGACATATGGTGCGTAGCGAGCGCCGCGAGCGGAGAATGGATCGTCGTTCTGGAAGATGGCCGCTTCGCCGGAAAAGCCTGCGATATTGCCGATATCGTCGTTGTTTCCCGCAGAACCTCTTTTTCGCAGTGCCGCTCGGGTGCACTCCTGCTCAGCCGTGACATCTTGCGGCGTCTCGGTTCTGTGGAAATAGATTTTGCTGACAAGAGGGAGGAGGGTGTGGCGAGCGGGCTGCGCGCCGCAATCGCCGGAACGGACAGGCCCTGGAGCCAGCACCGTCATTACGACTGGAAAAGCGGACGTTTCGACCGTGATCTGCCGCAGCCCATCATCCGGCTGCTGGCGGCGTCGCAATGACTGCCGCCAGCATTGATCATCGGGCCTTGGCGCGCAAATCTTCAGTCAATTCGCCGATCTCGCCAACTTCCTCTTCATGATCAGCGTCGCGCCAGCTCTCCTTCAAACCGGCCTCGTACCATTCTTGCATGGCAGGCAGGGCGAGCAGCCGGTCGCAATAGGCTTTCGCTGCCGGCGAAAGATCCGCGCTGCCATAGGTCTGGAAACGGAATGCAACCGGGCAGAAGAAAGCATCGACCGCCGTGAACTTCTGACCGGCAAGATATGGCCCGCCGAATTTTGTAAGACCCTCGCTCCACAACGCATCGATCCGCTTTATATCGGCCTTAAGCCCGGCATCGCCGCCCCTGGGTTTGACCCGAATGCCCACCGACATGGGATAGAGATTGCGCAGCGAGGAAAAGCCGGCATGCATCTCACTCGCGGCCGAACGCGACCAGGCCCTCGCATGCTTGTCGCTTGCCCAGACACCCTGGTGTCTTTCGGCAAGATATTCGACGATCGAAAGCGTTTCCCAAACCGTCATACCCTCGTCGACCAGGCAGGGCACCTTGCCCGTCGGCGAAAAGGAGGAGAAGGAGACGCCTTCGCCGAACGGAATGAGCTTTTCATCAAAGGCGATACCGAGCGTGCGCATCAATACCCATGGCCGCAGCGACCATGAAGAATAGTTCTTGTTGGCTATATAAAGATCGTACATGGCGTATCTCCCGGATATGACGCGTATTTCTACACCTGCCAAGCGTTCACGGAATATCGAAAATTATCCATGGCTCCCATAAACGCCGTTGATGAATGGTGATGTGGGGTCGCCGAGAGCGCGCCTCGCGATAAGTCACCCTTTGGTGACTACTAAAAACTGACTGCGCAAAACGACAGAACAACGTCGCTAAAAAACAGCGGATGGGATCGCTTCGACAATTACAGCGAGCAGCCCATTCGCCACCACGCCTGTAGCGAAACCGAAGCATCTTTATGGAGCAGGAACTCAGTTTAGAAAGGGCAACGCGCATAGGCTGAATGGCGCATATCCTCGTGCACCCGCAAAAGCACGCCACGTTTGGAAACAGCCAAACCCGATATAGGCGCCATCTTCACGATGACGCCTATTGTAAAGCGAATACGTTCGGTTCGATAAGATCAATGGTAGCGGCGGATCAGCCCAACCAGCTTGCCCTGAATTTTCACCCGGTCGGGCCCGAAGATACGGGTCTCATAGGCTGGGTTTGCCGCCTCGAGCGCAATGGAGGCTCCCTTGCGGCGAAAGCGCTTCAGCGTGGCTTCCTCGTCATCCACCAGAGCCACAACGATATCCCCGGGATTGGCGGTGTTGCCGTTGCGGATGATGACTGTGTCGCCGTCGAAAATGCCGGCCTCGATCATCGAATCACCCTTGACCTCAAGCGCGTAATGTTCGCCCGTGCCAAGCATGTCTACTGGCACTGCCACATCATGGGTGTTGTTCTGGATGGCGGAAATTGGCACGCCCGCGGCGATGCGGCCCATGACCGGCACGGTGACAGCCCCGCCCAGATCGTTGGCCGGCGTCTTGGGGGCAGGGGCCGGTTCCGGCGTTTTGGGTTTGCCAAGGCTGCCTTCGATAACGCTTGGCGAAAAGCCGCGCTGCGGCCTTGCGCCCGGCGTATAAGCCTCGGGCAGTTTGATGACTTCCAGCGCCCGAGCTCTATTCGGTAGCCGACGAATGAACCCGCGCTCTTCGAGAGCGGTTATCAGGCGGTGGATGCCGGATTTCGAAGCAAGATCGAGTGCGTCCTTCATTTCATCGAAGGAGGGCGGCACGCCGGACTCTTTCATTCGTTCATGAATGAAGAGAAGCAATTCCTGCTGTTTGCGCGTGAGCATGAGGAAAACACCCTTTAGAATCGTAGTGGAAGTCGCGAAACAAATACAGAACGAACACTATATGTTCCATATGTGTTCTGCAATCCCCTAAAATTTCGTGAAGGTGCCATCTGTTGCTGTGATGATTTGCCTCATAGGACGCAATTGTGCTTTTGTGCGGTCAAAACCGTCCCGGCATGCTCCGGGCGGAAGGCCAGCAGGATACATTTTCATGACGAAACCCTATAGCGTTGACCATCTCGTTTTGCCCGTGGAAGTCATAGGCGTCGCCGTGAAGCGCCTCGTCAGTCTTGGCTTTACGGTTGCGCCGGAGGCTCTGCATCCTTTCGGCACCCAAAATGCCTGCGTATTTTTCGCCGATGGCACCTATCTGGAGCCGCTCGCAATTGCTGATCCGGCTAAATATAATACGTCAATAGAGAGGGGTGATGTGTTCACCGGCAGGGACGTGGCTTTCCGGCAACGGGACGGGCAGGAGGGTTTTTCGGCTCTTGTCGCCAGAACTGAAGACGCCTTGGTTGACCATGAGCGGTTTCGGGCAGCCGGCCTTTCGGCGGGCGATGTTTTCGAGTTTTCGCGGCCTGTTCGGATGCCGGATGGCTCGCAAGGCGAGGCGGCGTTCCGGCTGGCTTTTGCGGCAAGCGGGGCGGCCGCGGATTTCTTTTTGTTCAGTTGTCAACGGCTTCAAGCCCTTCCGGGCGATCGCACCATGCTGGAGCGCCACGCCAATGGTGTCACCGGCCTCAGTGAAATCGTCCTGTTTTCCGGCGGCGACATGAAGGTGGCGGGCCTGATCGAGACGGTGTTTGGCTGTGAAGGCAAATGGTCTCCGGGCGGTGATATGGTTTTCGCGACCGGCAATGCCAGCATCAGATTGACCGGAAAACCGCCTTTCGGCGGGCAGGCCCTGAATGCTCAGGATGGCAACGAAGGCGGATTGCGCGGCGCGGGCATCGTCTTTTCGTCACACGATCTTGCCGTGACAGAGGCGGTGCTTGCTGCTAATGGCGTGTCCTGCGCAAAAGCGGACGGCCGTCTGGTGGTGCCCGCGGCACCCGGTCAGGGCGTTGCCTTCGCCTTCGAGGAAAAATGATGAGCGTTACGAACAATCTTAAAGTCACCGCCGGCGATGGCGCCAGCAAGGTTTCCTTCTCGAATACCGAGCGGTTTTCGCTGATTGCCGGCCCCTGCCAGATGGAAAGCCGCGAACATGCCTTCATGATCGCTGGCGTCCTGAAGGAGCTTTGCGACAAGCTGGGAATAGGGCTTGTCTACAAGTCCTCTTTCGACAAGGCGAACCGCACTTCGCTTTCCGGAAAACGCGGCATCGGCCTGGATAACGCGATGCAGGTTTTTGCCGATCTCAAGAAGGAATTCGGTTTTCCTGTTCTGACCGACATCCACACGGAAGAGCAATGCGCCATCGTTTCCGAGGTAGTGGACGTGCTGCAGATCCCGGCGTTCCTCAGCCGCCAGACCGATCTTCTCGTTGCCGCCGCCAAGACCGGCCGCGTCATCAACGTCAAGAAAGGCCAGTTTCTGGCGCCTTGGGACATGAAGAACGTGCTTGCCAAGCTCAATGAGAGCGGCAATCCGAATGTGATGTTGTGCGAGCGCGGCGCGTCCTTCGGTTACAACACGCTGGTTTCCGACATGCGCTCTTTGCCGATCATGGCAGCGCTCGGCGCACCTGTCGTGTTCGATGCCACCCATTCGGTGCAGCAGCCGGGCGGGCAGGGCGGCTCCACAGGTGGCCAGCGCGAATTCGTCGAGACGTTGGCGCGTGCGGCCGTTGCGGTTGGCGTGGCCGGCCTCTTCATCGAGACGCATGAGGATCCGGACAATGCGCCGTCAGACGGCCCTAACATGGTCCATCTGAAGGACATGCCGAAAATGCTCGAAAAGCTTCTGGCTTTCGACGCGATTACGAAAGCCTGATCGGCTGACCGTGACGGCGGGCACTTTTGTGCCAATCGATTTTAATGGCGGGCGGGCCGTTTCCGCTGCCCACCGTCATTGTAATTTCTTCGCCATCGTCTAAGACAGGCGACGGAAAATATCTGTTCCATTCCCAAGGGAGAGACCATGACTGCCATTACCGATATCATCGCGCGCGAAATTCTCGACAGCCGCGGCAATCCGACCGTTGAAGTCGACGTTTATCTCGAAGACGGCTCCATGGGCCGTGCCGCCGTTCCCTCCGGCGCCTCCACCGGCGCGCATGAGGCGGTTGAGCTGCGCGATGGCGGCAAGCGTTATCTCGGCAAGGGCGTGGAAAAGGCGGTCGAAGCCGTCAATACGGAAATCTTCGACGCGATTGGCGGTTTCGACGCTGAAAACCAGATCCAGATCGACCAGATGATGATCGCGCTCGACGGCACGCCGAACAAGTCGCGCATCGGCGCCAACGCCATCCTCGGCGTGTCGCTCGCCGTTGCGAAGGCTGCCGCTGAAGCGTCCGGCCTGCCGCTTTACCGTTATGTCGGCGGCCCGAACGCGCATCTGCTGCCGGTTCCGATGATGAACATCATCAACGGCGGCGCGCATGCCGATAACCCCATCGACTTCCAGGAATTCATGATCCTGCCGGTCGGCGCAGAAAATATTCGCGAAGCCGTGCGCATGGGCTCCGAAGTCTTCCATACGCTGAAAAAAGAACTGTCCGCACAGGGCCACAACACCAATGTCGGCGATGAGGGCGGTTTTGCACCGGGTCTCGAAAGCGCGCCGGCAGCACTCGATTTCATCATGAAGTCGATCGAAAAGGCTGGCTACCGTCCGGGCGACGACATGTTCATCGGTCTCGACTGTGCGGCGACCGAATTCTTCAAGAACGGCAATTACGTTTATGAAGGCGAAGGCAAGACCCGTTCGCCGATCGAGCAGGCCGAATACCTGGCCGAGCTCGTGGCGAAATATCCGATCATCTCCGTCGAAGACGGCATGGCTGAAGACGACTGGGATGGCTGGAAGGCGCTGACCGATCTCATTGGCAACAAGTGCCAGCTGGTGGGCGACGATCTTTTCGTCACTAACTCCGCCCGCCTTCGCGATGGTATCAAGATGGGTGTCGCCAACTCCATCCTAGTCAAGGTCAACCAGATCGGTTCGCTTTCCGAGACGCTGGACGCAGTCGAAACTGCGCACAAGGCAGGTTACACCGCCGTCATGTCGCACCGTTCGGGCGAAACGGAAGATTCCACCATCGCCGATCTCGCGGTTGCAACCAACTGCGGTCAGATCAAGACCGGCTCGCTTGCCCGTTCCGACCGGCTCGCAAAGTACAACCAGCTTATCCGCATTGAAGAAATGCTTGGCCCGCAGGCTGCTTACGCCGGCCGTTCGATCCTGCGCGGATAATCCGCGTTCGGGTTTCGCGATATGGCCCGCCGCCTGGCGGGTCAGTCTCAGGGATGGGCGGTTTATCCGCACTGCTCACTCCCGAGTTGATCTGGGGTTCAGTCAGGCCAGGTCCCTGGGTTGAAAGGGCTCTTTTCACGGCGAAGACGCGCTGTGGCTTGATGCCGGATCACGCTCGGCATAACGAACTCTCTCTGATATCGTCGTCATTATTAGCCCGCCTCTGGCGGGCTTTTTTGCGTCTATCAGTCGCGCGGAATTTAAGGTCAACGGATAGTTAAACAATCCGCATTAGTCTCGAGACTCACATTATGCGTTTTAAGGCTTCTCTCCGGCATGTGGACCAGACATCATAAAAAGAGACGATTCGGCCGTTTGATCGTTCCGGCCATTACGATCGCTTTTCTTTCCTATTTCGGGTATCATTCCATCCACGGCGACTTCGGCCTTCAGGCGACGGAGCGGCTGGAGCGGCAGCGTATTGCCAGAACGGCAGAGCTTGCCAAGCTGACGCAGGCGCGCGTTGCGCTGGAGCGGCAGGTCGAATTATTGAGCGACGGTTCTCTCGAACGTGACATGATTGACGAGATTTCCCGTTATCAGTTGAATATGTCCCGTACGGACGAAATTGTCATCATGAATACCTACTTCTAATTAACCGAAATCAAGTTAATTAATGATTTGTGATTTATTCACAGCACTTTAGCATGAATATGTGCCATGCGTTTAAAGCATTGCTGCATGGCATTTTCTTGCATATGGTACGCGCCAATCTATCCATTCAAACGACAACTCAGGGAGGGATGAATGGCGCCGCGAAAAACCGCGTCCGTATCCGGCCGAAAGACAACGGCAAAGGCTGCAGGCGAATTCACCGGTAAGAACAGCCCGGACTTTTCGAAGGAAGAAGAGCTTCACGCCTATCGTGAGATGCTTCTCATCCGTCGCTTCGAGGAAAAGGCCGGCCAGCTTTACGGCATGGGCTTCATCGGTGGTTTCTGTCACCTCTACATCGGTCAGGAAGCCGTTGTTGTCGGCATGCAGATGTCTCAGAAGGAAGGCGATCAGGTCATCACCGCTTACCGTGACCACGGCCATATGTTGGCTCTGGGCATGAGCGCGCGTGGCGTCATGGCCGAATTGACCGGTCGCAAGGGCGGCCTGTCGAAGGGCAAGGGCGGCTCGATGCACATGTTCTCCAAGGAGAAACATTTCTACGGCGGCCACGGCATCGTCGGTGCGCAGGTTTCGCTCGGAACCGGTCTTGCCTTCGCCAATAAATATCGCGGCAACGACAATGTCTCCGTGACCTATTTCGGTGACGGCGCCGCCAACCAGGGTCAGGTCTACGAGAGCTTCAACATGGCCGCTCTCTGGAAACTGCCGATCATCTATATCGTTGAAAACAACCGTTACGCCATGGGCACCTCGACCGCCCGCGCCACCGCACAGTCGAACTATTCGCTGCGCGGCCAGTCCTTCGGCATTCCCGGCATCCAGGTGGATGGCATGGATGTGCGCGCCGTAAAGGCCGCCGCCGATCAGGCGCTGGAACATTGCCGCTCGGGCAAGGGTCCGATCATTCTGGAAATGCTGACCTACCGTTACCGTGGTCACTCCATGTCCGACCCGGCGAAATACCGTTCGAAAGACGAAGTGCAGAAGATGCGCTCCGAACATGACCCGATCGAGCAGGTCAAGGCACGGCTTCTGGAGCAGGGCTGGGCAAGCGAAGACGAGTTGAAGGCCATCGACAAGGATGTCCGTGATATTGTCGCCGATAGCGCAGACTTCGCCCAGAACGACCCAGAGCCGGATGTATCCGAGCTCTACACCGACATTCTGCTCTGATCGGGAAAGGGAAACCCATGCCAGTAGAAATTCTTATGCCCGCCCTTTCCCCGACCATGGAGGAAGGCACGCTTTCCAAATGGCTTAAAAAGGAAGGCGACAAGGTCACATCCGGCGACGTGATTGCCGAGATCGAGACCGACAAGGCGACCATGGAAGTGGAAGCTGTGGATGAAGGTGTTATCGGCAAGCTGCTGATCGACGCCGGCACCGAAGGCGTCAAGGTCAACACGCCGATCGCCGTTCTCATCCAGGAAGGCGAAAGCGCTGCCGACATTTCTTCTTCTGCCAAGAAGGAAGAGCCGAAGGCTGAAGCTGCAAATTCCGATTCGGATGCCGCAGGCGGCAAGACCCGCGAAGCATCCGAGGAGCCGAGCGCTGCCAAGGAAGCCGCAAAGGTTCCGGCAGCACCTAAGATCGAAGTCGCTGCCGATCCGGATATTCCTGAAGGCACGGAAATGGTGATGACGACGGTGCGTGAAGCGCTGCGCGACGCCATGGCCGAAGAAATGCGCGCCGACGAAAAAGTCTTCGTCATGGGTGAGGAAGTCGCCGAATATCAGGGCGCTTACAAGATTACCCAAGGCCTGTTGCAGGAATTCGGCGAGCGCCGCGTCATCGACACCCCGATCACCGAGCACGGTTTTGCCGGTATCGGCGTCGGTGCGGCAATGACGGGCCTGCGGCCCATCGTCGAATTCATGACCTTCAACTTCGCCATGCAGGCGATCGACCAGATCGTCAACTCGGCTGCGAAGACGCTTTACATGTCGGGCGGCCAGATGGGTGCGCCGATGGTGTTCCGTGGCCCCTCGGGTGCTGCTGCCCGCGTTGGCGCTCAGCATTCGCAATGTTACGCCGCATGGTACAGCCATATTCCGGGCCTCAAGGTCGTCATGCCCTACACGGCAGCGGACGCCAAGGGTCTCCTGAAGGCAGCCATCCGCGATCCGAATCCGGTCATCTTCCTTGAGAATGAAATTCTCTACGGCCAGAGCTTCGAAGTGCCGAAGCTCGACGATTTCGTGCTGCCGATCGGCAAGGCGCGCATTCACCGCAAGGGCAAGGATGCGACGATCGTTTCCTTCGGCATCGGCATGACCTACGCAATCAAGGCGGTTGCGGAACTCGAAAAGCTCGGCATCGACGTCGAACTGATCGACCTTCGCACCATCCGTCCGATGGATCTGCCCACCGTCATCGAATCGGTCAAGAAGACCGGTCGTCTGGTCACCGTCGAGGAAGGCTTCCCGCAGTCATCGGTTGGTGACTTCATCGCCAATCAGGTCATGCGTGCCGCTTTCGACTATCTCGATGCGCCGATCCTGACGATTGCCGGCAAAGACGTTCCGATGCCTTACGCGGCAAACCTCGAAAAGCTGGCTTTGCCGAACGTCGATGAAGTCGTTCAGGCTGTCAAAACCGTCTGCTACAAGTAAGGGGAGGCGTTTCGATGCCGATAAACATCACCATGCCTGCCCTTTCTCCCACCATGGAAGAGGGCAATCTGGCCAAGTGGCTGGTCAAGGAAGGCGACAAGGTCGCACCCGGTGACGTGATCGCCGAGATCGAGACCGACAAGGCAACCATGGAAGTGGAAGCCGTCGATGAGGGCACGGTCGCCAAGCTCGTGGTTCCCGCAGGCACGGAAGCGGTCAAGGTCAACGCCCTGATCGCTATCCTCGCCGCCGATGGCGAGGATGTGGCTGAGGCAGCAAAGGGCGGCAATGCTGCTCCTGCCGCGTCCCAGGCCAAAGCCGAGGCTCCGAAGCAAGAAGCTGCAAAGGCCGAAGCGCCAAAGGAAGAAGCTGTCCCAGCCAAGGCTGAAAAGCCAGTTGCCGACCAGTCCTCCGCACCTTCCACCCCGGCCCCGGTTGCAAAATCCGGCGAGCGCATCTTCGCTTCGCCGCTTGCCCGTCGTCTCGCCAAGGAAGCCGGTCTCGACCTCACGGCCGTGTCCGGTTCCGGCCCGCATGGCCGTATCGTCAAGACTGACGTGGAAAAGGCTGCCGCTTCTGGTGGTGCGAAGGCTGCTCCTGCCGCCGCAGCATCCGCAGGCGCACCAGCTGCCGCACTTGCCAAGGGCCCGTCCGAAGAAGCTGTTCTCAAGCTGTTCGAACCCGGTTCTTACGAACTGGTGCCGCATGACGGCATGCGCAAGGTCATCGCCAAGCGTCTGGTCGAATCCAAGCAGACCGTTCCGCATTTCTACGTTTCCGTGGATTGCGAACTGGATACGCTTCTGGCGCTGCGCGCCCAGCTCAACGCCGCCGCTCCCGAAAAGGACGGCAAGCCCGCCTACAAGCTTTCGGTCAACGACATGGTCATCAAGGCGCTGGCTCTCGCGCTGCGCGATGTGCCTGATGCCAACGTCTCCTGGACGGAAAGCAACATGGTCAAGCACAAGCATTCGGATGTCGGCGTTGCCGTTTCCATTCCGGGTGGCCTGATCACGCCGATCATCCGCAAGGCGGAAGAGAAGTCGCTCTCCACCATCTCCAACGAGATGAAGGACTACGGCAAGCGCGCCAAGGAGCGCAAGCTGAAGCCCGAGGAGTATCAGGGCGGCACGACGGCCGTGTCCAACATGGGCATGATGGGCGTCAAGAGCTTCTCCGCCGTCATCAACCCGCCGCACGCCACCATTCTGGCAGTCGGCGCGGGTGAAGAACGCGCTGTCGTGAAGAACGGCGAGATCAAGATCGCCAATGTCATGACGGTTACGCTCTCCACCGACCATCGTTGCGTCGATGGCGCGCTCGGAGCCGAGCTGATCGGTGCCTTCAAGCGCTACATCGAAAACCCGATGGGCATGCTGGTTTGATCGGAGAGTGAGATGGTGAAGTCGGTCCTCTGCTTTGGCGATTCCCTGACATGGGGATCAGATGCGGAAACGGGTGGCCGGCATAGCCATGACGATCTTTGGCCGAGCGTCTTGCAAAAGGCGCTCGGGCCTGATGTGAAGGTGATCCACGA
This region of Agrobacterium tumefaciens genomic DNA includes:
- a CDS encoding pyruvate dehydrogenase complex E1 component subunit beta, translating into MPVEILMPALSPTMEEGTLSKWLKKEGDKVTSGDVIAEIETDKATMEVEAVDEGVIGKLLIDAGTEGVKVNTPIAVLIQEGESAADISSSAKKEEPKAEAANSDSDAAGGKTREASEEPSAAKEAAKVPAAPKIEVAADPDIPEGTEMVMTTVREALRDAMAEEMRADEKVFVMGEEVAEYQGAYKITQGLLQEFGERRVIDTPITEHGFAGIGVGAAMTGLRPIVEFMTFNFAMQAIDQIVNSAAKTLYMSGGQMGAPMVFRGPSGAAARVGAQHSQCYAAWYSHIPGLKVVMPYTAADAKGLLKAAIRDPNPVIFLENEILYGQSFEVPKLDDFVLPIGKARIHRKGKDATIVSFGIGMTYAIKAVAELEKLGIDVELIDLRTIRPMDLPTVIESVKKTGRLVTVEEGFPQSSVGDFIANQVMRAAFDYLDAPILTIAGKDVPMPYAANLEKLALPNVDEVVQAVKTVCYK
- the pdhA gene encoding pyruvate dehydrogenase (acetyl-transferring) E1 component subunit alpha, whose product is MAPRKTASVSGRKTTAKAAGEFTGKNSPDFSKEEELHAYREMLLIRRFEEKAGQLYGMGFIGGFCHLYIGQEAVVVGMQMSQKEGDQVITAYRDHGHMLALGMSARGVMAELTGRKGGLSKGKGGSMHMFSKEKHFYGGHGIVGAQVSLGTGLAFANKYRGNDNVSVTYFGDGAANQGQVYESFNMAALWKLPIIYIVENNRYAMGTSTARATAQSNYSLRGQSFGIPGIQVDGMDVRAVKAAADQALEHCRSGKGPIILEMLTYRYRGHSMSDPAKYRSKDEVQKMRSEHDPIEQVKARLLEQGWASEDELKAIDKDVRDIVADSADFAQNDPEPDVSELYTDILL
- a CDS encoding FtsB family cell division protein, with translation MWTRHHKKRRFGRLIVPAITIAFLSYFGYHSIHGDFGLQATERLERQRIARTAELAKLTQARVALERQVELLSDGSLERDMIDEISRYQLNMSRTDEIVIMNTYF
- the eno gene encoding phosphopyruvate hydratase produces the protein MTAITDIIAREILDSRGNPTVEVDVYLEDGSMGRAAVPSGASTGAHEAVELRDGGKRYLGKGVEKAVEAVNTEIFDAIGGFDAENQIQIDQMMIALDGTPNKSRIGANAILGVSLAVAKAAAEASGLPLYRYVGGPNAHLLPVPMMNIINGGAHADNPIDFQEFMILPVGAENIREAVRMGSEVFHTLKKELSAQGHNTNVGDEGGFAPGLESAPAALDFIMKSIEKAGYRPGDDMFIGLDCAATEFFKNGNYVYEGEGKTRSPIEQAEYLAELVAKYPIISVEDGMAEDDWDGWKALTDLIGNKCQLVGDDLFVTNSARLRDGIKMGVANSILVKVNQIGSLSETLDAVETAHKAGYTAVMSHRSGETEDSTIADLAVATNCGQIKTGSLARSDRLAKYNQLIRIEEMLGPQAAYAGRSILRG
- the kdsA gene encoding 3-deoxy-8-phosphooctulonate synthase; translated protein: MSVTNNLKVTAGDGASKVSFSNTERFSLIAGPCQMESREHAFMIAGVLKELCDKLGIGLVYKSSFDKANRTSLSGKRGIGLDNAMQVFADLKKEFGFPVLTDIHTEEQCAIVSEVVDVLQIPAFLSRQTDLLVAAAKTGRVINVKKGQFLAPWDMKNVLAKLNESGNPNVMLCERGASFGYNTLVSDMRSLPIMAALGAPVVFDATHSVQQPGGQGGSTGGQREFVETLARAAVAVGVAGLFIETHEDPDNAPSDGPNMVHLKDMPKMLEKLLAFDAITKA
- a CDS encoding glutathione S-transferase family protein yields the protein MYDLYIANKNYSSWSLRPWVLMRTLGIAFDEKLIPFGEGVSFSSFSPTGKVPCLVDEGMTVWETLSIVEYLAERHQGVWASDKHARAWSRSAASEMHAGFSSLRNLYPMSVGIRVKPRGGDAGLKADIKRIDALWSEGLTKFGGPYLAGQKFTAVDAFFCPVAFRFQTYGSADLSPAAKAYCDRLLALPAMQEWYEAGLKESWRDADHEEEVGEIGELTEDLRAKAR
- a CDS encoding VOC family protein; translation: MTKPYSVDHLVLPVEVIGVAVKRLVSLGFTVAPEALHPFGTQNACVFFADGTYLEPLAIADPAKYNTSIERGDVFTGRDVAFRQRDGQEGFSALVARTEDALVDHERFRAAGLSAGDVFEFSRPVRMPDGSQGEAAFRLAFAASGAAADFFLFSCQRLQALPGDRTMLERHANGVTGLSEIVLFSGGDMKVAGLIETVFGCEGKWSPGGDMVFATGNASIRLTGKPPFGGQALNAQDGNEGGLRGAGIVFSSHDLAVTEAVLAANGVSCAKADGRLVVPAAPGQGVAFAFEEK
- the lexA gene encoding transcriptional repressor LexA — its product is MLTRKQQELLLFIHERMKESGVPPSFDEMKDALDLASKSGIHRLITALEERGFIRRLPNRARALEVIKLPEAYTPGARPQRGFSPSVIEGSLGKPKTPEPAPAPKTPANDLGGAVTVPVMGRIAAGVPISAIQNNTHDVAVPVDMLGTGEHYALEVKGDSMIEAGIFDGDTVIIRNGNTANPGDIVVALVDDEEATLKRFRRKGASIALEAANPAYETRIFGPDRVKIQGKLVGLIRRYH
- a CDS encoding pyruvate dehydrogenase complex dihydrolipoamide acetyltransferase gives rise to the protein MPINITMPALSPTMEEGNLAKWLVKEGDKVAPGDVIAEIETDKATMEVEAVDEGTVAKLVVPAGTEAVKVNALIAILAADGEDVAEAAKGGNAAPAASQAKAEAPKQEAAKAEAPKEEAVPAKAEKPVADQSSAPSTPAPVAKSGERIFASPLARRLAKEAGLDLTAVSGSGPHGRIVKTDVEKAAASGGAKAAPAAAASAGAPAAALAKGPSEEAVLKLFEPGSYELVPHDGMRKVIAKRLVESKQTVPHFYVSVDCELDTLLALRAQLNAAAPEKDGKPAYKLSVNDMVIKALALALRDVPDANVSWTESNMVKHKHSDVGVAVSIPGGLITPIIRKAEEKSLSTISNEMKDYGKRAKERKLKPEEYQGGTTAVSNMGMMGVKSFSAVINPPHATILAVGAGEERAVVKNGEIKIANVMTVTLSTDHRCVDGALGAELIGAFKRYIENPMGMLV